A region from the Hordeum vulgare subsp. vulgare unplaced genomic scaffold, MorexV3_pseudomolecules_assembly, whole genome shotgun sequence genome encodes:
- the LOC123418975 gene encoding uncharacterized protein LOC123418975, which produces MAVVMKVGAWGAPDGSPQDINAESRPQRLESITIYSVESPGVCGIKGFSFKYVDQQGSSVKSAIWGSNSGNPNTIEMREGEQLKLVGGTFDNEGIGSLTLETNTTKHKTYGYPVQGGEFSLPLPQGKGELVAFFGRSDVTLKALGVYVKGSPAKVGKWGAKSGAPRDIRPDADPCKLESFTIHSSERIHGFSFTYLTKSDQAISVPLWGKKAGEEHTIFMNQSEYVSSITGAYDTYGITFLNFDTNQGASHTFGRNPSAGTKTFSVPLPDNGALDDAAAVAFFGSSGDSLVAIGAYVGVAPE; this is translated from the exons GCAGGCCCCAACGCCTAGAGAGCATCACCATCTATAGCGTCGAATCTCCTGGGGTATGCGGCATCAAAGGTTTCTCCTTCAAATACGTGGACCAGCAGGGGAGCAGCGTCAAGAGCGCCATCTGGGGCAGCAACAGCGGGAATCCCAACACCATTGAAATGAGGGAAGGCGAGCAGCTCAAGCTCGTGGGCGGCACCTTCGACAATGAGGGCATCGGATCGCTCACGCTAGAAACGAACACGACCAAGCACAAGACCTACGGGTATCCGGTGCAGGGAGGCGAGTTCAGCTTGCCGCTGCCGCAGGGGAAAGGCGAGTTGGTCGCCTTCTTTGGCCGCTCAGACGTGACCCTCAAGGCGTTGGGCGTCTACGTGAAAGGCTCGCCCGCCAAGGTCGGTAAGTGGGGCGCCAAAAGCGGCGCACCACGGGACATCAGGCCAGATGCCGATCCGTGCAAGCTGGAGAGCTTCACCATCCACAGCAGCGAGCGCATCCATGGCTTCTCCTTCACCTACCTTACCAAGAGTGACCAGGCCATTAGTGTCCCCCTCTGGGGCAAGAAAGCTGGAGAGGAGCATACC ATTTTCATGAACCAAAGCGAGTACGTGAGCAGCATCACCGGCGCTTACGACACCTATGGCATCACCTTCCTCAATTTCGACACCAACCAGGGGGCTTCGCACACGTTCGGGCGCAACCCATCTGCAGGGACTAAGACCTTTAGCGTGCCGCTGCCGGACAACGGTGCACTGGATGATGCGGCCGCGGTCGCCTTCTTCGGCAGCTCCGGGGATAGCCTCGTCGCCATCGGCGCCTACGTCGGGGTCGCGCCCGAATGA